In Psychrilyobacter piezotolerans, the following are encoded in one genomic region:
- a CDS encoding amino acid ABC transporter ATP-binding protein, with the protein MSIKIKNLNKSFGNLNILKDVSLDINKGEIISIIGPSGSGKSTLLRCFIDLEKIDSGTLEVFRSPLVCDKRNPGKKEKTEILKKMGMVFQSFNLFPHKTALENVMEPLIVVDKVKKEAALKKAMEILTMVGLEDRMNNYPQALSGGQQQRVAIARVLARNPKILLFDEPTSALDPEMVKEVLTVIESLRDTGITMVIVSHEMKFVKQVSDRVVFMDCGTILSCDTPDKIFNSAENERISKFLNNF; encoded by the coding sequence ATGTCAATAAAAATAAAAAATCTTAACAAATCATTTGGAAATTTAAATATCCTAAAAGATGTCTCTTTGGATATCAACAAGGGAGAAATTATTTCTATTATAGGTCCCTCAGGCAGCGGAAAATCTACTCTTTTAAGATGCTTTATAGATTTAGAAAAAATAGACTCGGGAACCCTTGAAGTTTTTAGATCACCCCTTGTGTGTGATAAAAGAAACCCCGGGAAAAAGGAGAAGACCGAGATTTTAAAAAAGATGGGGATGGTATTTCAATCCTTTAATCTTTTCCCGCACAAAACAGCTCTCGAAAATGTCATGGAACCTCTCATAGTTGTAGATAAGGTCAAAAAAGAAGCCGCTTTAAAAAAAGCCATGGAGATTTTAACCATGGTAGGTCTGGAGGACAGGATGAATAATTATCCTCAGGCTCTTTCCGGGGGACAGCAGCAAAGAGTAGCTATCGCCAGGGTTCTTGCCAGAAATCCCAAAATACTTCTTTTTGATGAACCTACATCTGCCCTTGATCCGGAGATGGTAAAGGAGGTTCTTACAGTAATAGAATCCCTTAGAGATACTGGAATAACCATGGTCATAGTCAGCCATGAGATGAAATTTGTAAAACAAGTTTCAGACAGGGTAGTTTTTATGGACTGCGGAACTATCCTCAGCTGCGATACTCCTGACAAAATATTTAATTCTGCTGAGAATGAAAGGATCAGTAAATTTTTAAATAATTTTTAA
- a CDS encoding cysteine-rich small domain-containing protein, which produces MANFKFVQNKKCEYFPCHTVADESKFNCLFCYCPLYMLGEECGGNFKYTHGIKDCSNCIITHMKDTGYDFVQQKMLTVIDIVQNEYLDKHRDEEKVNIK; this is translated from the coding sequence GTGGCAAATTTTAAATTTGTGCAAAATAAGAAATGTGAGTATTTTCCATGTCATACAGTAGCTGATGAGAGTAAATTTAACTGTTTATTCTGTTACTGTCCATTATATATGTTAGGAGAGGAATGTGGCGGTAATTTCAAATACACTCATGGGATAAAAGATTGCAGTAATTGTATAATCACACACATGAAGGATACAGGATATGATTTTGTCCAACAAAAAATGCTGACTGTAATCGATATAGTACAAAATGAATATTTGGATAAGCATAGGGATGAGGAAAAAGTAAATATTAAGTAA
- a CDS encoding energy transducer TonB: MKSKFFIISVLLHIIVFIVFSQIFVNSLKNGENSPNINVNLTMSAPGNSNKTLAKMTTEKEKSADKNTKQIKKKINPKKENIPKKQVVQKKIIKAEPKIVQSKKTKPEKIIKPMDPGYTESDKNSEIEAVQKTAADDAVLGNQENDKNLIKIQNGQYALKNQKVSGINIVIHKEIPPSYPDLALKMGYEKETLVKVKFLVDKKGRVEDIKFYTSSKYGFEDEVKKALKQWVFEPVVYQDKPMPIYFYKVFHFVSKS; encoded by the coding sequence ATGAAATCTAAATTTTTTATAATTTCAGTCCTGCTTCATATTATAGTTTTTATTGTATTTTCACAAATTTTTGTTAACAGCCTGAAAAACGGAGAAAATTCTCCCAATATCAATGTTAATTTAACCATGTCTGCCCCAGGAAACAGCAATAAAACCCTGGCTAAGATGACTACTGAAAAAGAAAAGAGTGCAGATAAAAACACGAAACAGATAAAAAAGAAAATAAATCCTAAGAAAGAGAACATCCCTAAAAAACAAGTAGTTCAAAAAAAGATCATAAAGGCAGAACCAAAAATAGTTCAATCAAAAAAAACTAAACCTGAAAAAATAATAAAACCCATGGATCCCGGTTACACTGAATCAGATAAAAATAGCGAAATCGAGGCAGTTCAAAAAACAGCTGCAGATGACGCTGTTTTAGGAAATCAGGAAAATGATAAAAATTTAATAAAGATTCAAAACGGGCAATATGCTCTTAAGAATCAAAAAGTTTCCGGAATCAATATTGTTATTCACAAAGAAATTCCTCCCAGCTATCCAGATCTTGCTCTCAAGATGGGATATGAAAAGGAAACTCTTGTGAAAGTTAAATTTTTAGTAGATAAAAAAGGCAGAGTAGAAGATATCAAATTTTATACAAGTTCCAAATACGGTTTTGAAGATGAGGTAAAAAAAGCCCTAAAACAATGGGTTTTTGAGCCTGTTGTCTACCAGGATAAACCTATGCCAATCTATTTTTATAAGGTATTTCATTTTGTTTCCAAGAGTTAA
- a CDS encoding amino acid ABC transporter substrate-binding protein, whose amino-acid sequence MKKIFITLILILAGVQSFAFSSEKGNTLKKIKKDGYFTVGLDDTFAPMGFRGENGDIVGFDIDLAKEAANRMGVEARFKPCDWDGIIFELRSKKIDMVWNGMTITQGRKKQIAFSKSYFDGEQIIVTKSGSNIKGISDLSGKTIGLQMGSSSYFALEKNPVYPDVKDVKKYSSNVEALLDLEAGRTQAVIIDSMVGKYYIAKKEKKENRDIFTVVNDPLAVEYTGIGMRREDNALITEINRILDEMQKDGTYNKIYEKWFGGRG is encoded by the coding sequence ATGAAAAAAATTTTTATAACATTAATTTTAATATTAGCTGGTGTACAATCTTTTGCTTTTTCAAGTGAAAAGGGAAATACTTTAAAAAAAATAAAAAAAGACGGATATTTTACTGTGGGGTTAGATGATACCTTTGCCCCTATGGGATTCAGGGGAGAAAATGGCGATATAGTAGGATTCGATATAGATTTAGCCAAGGAAGCCGCCAATAGAATGGGAGTTGAAGCCAGGTTTAAACCCTGTGATTGGGATGGTATCATCTTCGAACTCAGAAGTAAAAAAATAGACATGGTTTGGAATGGAATGACTATCACCCAGGGCAGAAAGAAACAGATCGCATTTTCAAAATCTTATTTTGACGGGGAACAAATCATTGTTACTAAAAGCGGCAGTAATATCAAAGGGATCTCGGATCTTTCAGGAAAGACCATTGGTTTACAGATGGGAAGTTCTTCCTACTTTGCTTTAGAAAAAAATCCGGTATATCCAGACGTGAAAGACGTAAAAAAATACAGTTCCAATGTAGAAGCACTTTTAGACTTAGAAGCAGGAAGAACCCAGGCTGTAATAATTGATTCCATGGTGGGTAAATATTATATTGCTAAAAAAGAAAAAAAGGAAAACAGAGACATCTTTACAGTTGTCAATGATCCGCTGGCTGTTGAATATACAGGTATCGGGATGAGAAGGGAAGACAATGCCCTCATCACCGAGATAAACAGAATTTTAGACGAGATGCAAAAAGACGGAACATACAATAAGATCTATGAAAAATGGTTCGGAGGGAGAGGTTAA
- a CDS encoding amino acid ABC transporter permease, with translation MTDSIYYIAKGLDITMRLYLITVLFSIPLGLLLALGELSKVSPVKKFVTFYTWIFRGTPLLLQLFFMYYGLPVMGITLPPLTAASITFIINYSAYLCEIFRGSIQGIDRGQYEAAKVLGMGYRQTMMRIILPQALRTALPPLSNEAIALIKDTSLVSVIGTAEILRNSRELVTRDFSITPFFICGIFYLILSTLILLVFKNLEKRMAISCQ, from the coding sequence ATGACTGACAGCATCTACTACATAGCAAAAGGACTGGATATTACCATGAGACTTTATCTCATTACAGTATTATTTTCAATTCCCTTGGGACTCCTCCTTGCACTGGGGGAACTTTCTAAAGTTTCACCGGTAAAGAAGTTTGTAACTTTCTATACTTGGATATTCAGGGGCACACCGCTCCTTTTACAGCTCTTCTTCATGTACTACGGCCTGCCGGTAATGGGGATAACTCTTCCCCCCCTAACTGCTGCCAGTATCACCTTCATCATCAATTATTCTGCCTATCTCTGTGAAATATTTCGTGGGAGTATACAGGGAATAGACAGAGGTCAGTATGAAGCTGCAAAGGTATTGGGAATGGGATACCGACAGACTATGATGAGAATAATCCTGCCTCAGGCTCTTAGGACTGCACTGCCTCCCCTTTCCAATGAAGCCATAGCACTTATCAAAGACACATCTCTGGTTTCGGTCATAGGTACAGCTGAAATCTTAAGAAATTCAAGGGAACTGGTAACAAGGGATTTTTCCATAACTCCCTTCTTTATCTGTGGTATTTTCTACCTTATTCTTTCTACTTTAATCCTGCTGGTCTTTAAAAATTTGGAAAAAAGGATGGCGATTTCATGTCAATAA